The genome window ttaaatctaatacatttaaatattgtgTTTAGCATACCTGGGATCCTGTGTGCATTCCATGACTGGACCACTCTGTCAAGTCCAATTTGACTCACTTGAGATGTCAGGTTTGATATGCAGAATTTTGTTAGGTTGTCCTCCATGTTCACAACCTCTTGGTCTAGTAGGTGCACCAGAGCCTGTTTCAGGGGGTAGTTCACACGGTTGTTCACCTCTGGCCACAACCTTTCCACTCGAAGGTTCTGTTGATTACAAGTCCAAATCATTTTTTTCACATAAAATATGACAGCAGAAACAAGTTAACAGGAAGATTAGATTATTGACATATTTGGAAATAGTACATTTTCAGTGTTAAAGGAAcaactacatttttttttttttaaacctggaCCTTATAGCATGTAATATGTTCATTTACTCACCCTGGTATTTGTAGTCCTCTGGGAGATTTTGTAGATCTATCCACGATCAGCGTCTATCCATTTAATGGGAGTGGTACAGGCATCAACAAAACAGCCTCTAAATAAGGCCTTATTTGCCACAAAACCTCTTCCTTTTGAAATTTATGAATTTCTTATGAATTGCTAACACTATTCCTCTTAATtctgagcatgtctggggtctTTTACAACCATTTAGTAAAACTACGCTGGCACTCCACTTGCCGGCACTTTCAGTGATGTCATGGCTGCATACCACCTGAGTTGTAGTCTGAGCAGAACTTTCACTCTGTGCTCCATTTGATGGTCGGAAAATTTGGAAATTGGAAACAAGCAAACATGGACCATGTTGGTATTTGCATTAGCAAGTTCTGTGTAACTGACAGCTGTTGTCAAACACAGAGTGAAAGTTCTGCTCAGACTGCAACCAAGATGGTCTAAGGTCATGACGTCACTGAAAGTGCCAGCTAGTGTAGCCGAGCTAGTTTTATTTAACAGCTGTAAAAGTCCCCGGATGATAACATCTAAAGCTCCTCCAAGACGCTTCAAAATAACAGAGGAATAGTGCTAGCGATTCATAACAAAACATTGGCAAAATGAAGATTTGTGGCAGACAATGTCTTATTTACAGGCCGCACTTACTCTGCCTGGACAACTCCCATtatatcaatcaatcaaacttTATTTATGAAGCGCTTTTCAAACTACATGGCTTCTCAAAGGgctttacagattaaaatgacccCACAAAAATCACCCTTCCCAaacccaaaataaaaacatcgtcACAGctatacctcccccccccccaccccccaaaatcaacccaacccaacccccatgcacacacacacataaaagcaacagtaaacaaaagcaacaagGGGCTGAGTACAGATGAGAATGAGTTCCTATATTTGATTTCGTATTACCAAGCACTCACCCTTGTTGATGTGGTTTGGAGATATGGTGGCCTGCTGAGGTTGTGCCTATATTGTGACAGCTTTTCTTGCACGTAAAGACACAGGAAAAACTCCCTGCCATGGTCAACTCTGACTTGGTCCCACATGCCATGCTTCACAACTGCAGGTCTGGAAGAAACAATGTTCACTTGACTAAATGGACTTTAACAGATTACAGAGAAAGATGTATATACTTACAAGACATACAGGGGAGGAATGAATTATGACAAATTTTTAAGGTGGTAGTTATTGCTTACCTGTATATTTCCTCGTAAATGACAAGGTTGTTTTTTACTGGCATTGTGGAATGTGCAACAATCTTGCTGCTGTAGCCATCAACGGCCAAGACATGTGTTGCACCAAACATTACAAGCTTTTCATTCTGGTCCAGATGAAGTTTATGACCCATGTATTCAGCATGATAGGGAGCTGGATTTAAATTTCGAGCACcctgtgtaaaaataaaaataatttaaattaatgcaaACTCTCAGACTAATAATGGCTCACAACGTTCAGGGAAtggtttttaatgacagaacaCTTATTTACAAACATAACTTgtagaaaaaaatgtgtattaagCATTGTATTGTAGTTTTATGTCATTATCCTTTCCTTTGGTCCAAGAAgttattactattaataaaattaatagtTAAAAGGCAACACCTCCCCAGCAGAAACAAATAACTTAGCTTAAATGTCAGTCTCAAATGACTTTTAGTGTCAATCTGGAAATATTTAAGAGCAAATGGTTAAAGATTAAAGGTTCAAGTTCATGCAGTGGCTTCAGAAAATCACAATAAATAACAGAATGGTGACAGATCACCTCTTCAAAATACCGTTTCTTACAGGTTACACATATCATCTGCTTTGCCCAATTTACAATCCTTAAAATATCTGGTGAGAAGGGAGATGGTTAAAGTTTCTAAAGAATAATAAGCAAAAGAAGACTGAATGATCCTGGTGGGTTacccaataaaaaataaacatagtTTTGAATGAAATATCTCTGAAAACCACGATTCCTGTCTGGTTTCTCCCACCAATGAGTATAGTTTTCTCAGCTCGCCTAATCTCTTAACTGTGAAGACAGtacatcgtcatcatcatcatcatcatcatccctgCTCTAGCCTCTGGTATTATGTCTCCTCCCTGACTCTGGTCTTTAGTATTGTGGTgttaaagaaaaataagaatGTGACAGAATTTTGACAGAATTAGGAGGAATAACAGCTATATTGCTGTGGAAATTATCCTTCTTAGTCCGACTTATTCCATAGATATTTTTTCTCAGCTTTTCACCTGTCAGACcctccctgacctctgacctggctgtgtttattgtagcaataaatatttatttcaaatatgtGAAAAGCAGCAGTAAAGTTctgtacagaaatataaaaaaaggGTTTATTCATAGCATGAACTATAACTAGCAAGGGATGTGTCGTAGATAAAAATTAGTGCTGTTAATCAGTTTAACATAATATATTGACATGTATTACCTACTAGTCATCCTACCTGACGCCGGAATTCATGGTATGGCTGATGGAGCTCCTTCAGGAATCTTCCGACCCGACCTTCTCCTGCATGAAGCCCCATTGATGCCAGATAGCCAGTCATGAACTTCCGGCCATACGATGGTCCAGTCTGTCACGGAATTGTCACATTATTAAAGGAAATATTTGCTAAATAAGCGGTGGGAATCGAAATATACACTTACTTCGTAAATCGACCGAGCCAAAATCCTCTCTAATGCTGCGTCTGCCAAAAGTCGTTTTCTCTTTAGGTCGTGTCCAGCACAAAATCTTCTGACGCTTCTTTCCGAGCAGTCTACGATATTCATCTGCTTCAGTGTGCAGGAAATTTCTGCGTGTGTCATACCAGTTTTGAACAACTCCATGATTAATGTGGAGTGTGGCTCCAGCGCTGCCATAGTGTTGctaacttttttctttttttaaaagctttatTAACAATTATAGCGTTATACAATACACAAGCCCGCCTATTTGCTCGCAGAACAATTTCCGGGTGACGCACAACCCAGCAATTAAATATCAAAAACAGATTCTGTTGTGTGGACCCTtttcaattttgtatttttgatccAAAACGAAATTTTAAAATAGGAAATACAAGACAATTTTCATTTTTCGTTTCtgatttaaaatcaaataacaaaaaaaacaatcagattttcattttttgattttcatttatCAATTGAAAATGGAAAGGACGAATGATACACGGATTCTGTTGGTCACTGTTTCTATATTTACGGCtgaagtcaaaaaaaaaaaaaaggagttcaacgTTATAGTTGATAATTGCAACGAGTATAATATGTGACATACTATGTTTGTACTAAGTGCACTTGGAATACGTTAAACTTTTACTTTGTTATTGTTCATgtcaatttcaattttttctaTTAATGCCAGAGGTATAAGAAACCAACTGAAAAggaaatctttatttttgtattgtCAAAGCAAAGGtgcagacttttattttattcaagAGTCTCATGCTTGTGAAGCAGATGTAACGTTCTGGAGAAGTCAGTGGGGAAGTGAAGTTTGGTTCTCATTTGGTTCTAACAAATCCGCAGGGGTGGTTATATTAAAAGGTAAATTCAAAGGACACATTCACAGTAAGCAATCAGATACTGAAGGAAGATGGATAATTCTACATGTTAGTATTGATTTCTCACAATTCATTATAGTAAATGTTTATGCCACAAATAataagcagaaaaataataatctattCTTAACAATTGAGGGTAAAATTGAGCAACTGTGTTCTAAATTTCCCTGTGCAGTGATTATTTGGGGTGGAGACTTTAATACAGTTATGGATGAAGAAATAGACCGATGGCCCccaaaaagaaaggaaaaaacgTGTGTActaaaaaatatatgtacaagATTGGATCTTTTAGATATCTGGAGATATATTTACCCACAGCAAAGAATGTATACCTGGGCTAATAATGATTTGACTAAACAATCTCGTATTGATTTTTGGTTAATCTCTGCAAATAGTGCTAATGATGTTAAACTAGTGGGAATTGAAGTTTCAGTGTTAACAGATCATAAAGCTATCGTGATTAATATCAATAAAGATGCTGCAAGTCTGACTGGTCCCAAAACGAATTATTGGAAATTAAACAAATCCCTATTAAagaatgaattatttaaaaataatattgctAAAATTATAGAGAAATATTGGAAAAGGGCATGTGCACTTAATGAATTTGGTCACAACTGGGAACtaatgaaatttgaaataagaAGCACAGCTATAGTTATAGGTAAAACAATTGCTAAGGTTAATAAAGAGAAAGAATACAAATTAATTGAagaaataatgaaattatgtagtaaacaaaatataatgaatGAAGAGCTTAAGCAGTTGGCTTACTTGCAGTCACAATTAgacaacatttatgaaaaaaaGGCTAGAGGTGCCTTTATAAGGAGTAGACAGAAGTGGCTTGAACACGGTGAGAAAAATacgaaatatttttttaatttagaaaaaCGTAATAATGAATTATCATCTGTACGTAGACTTATGATTAATAGTAAAATATgtgaaaataataaagaaattgcTAAATATGTCACCCAGTTTTATAGGAATTTATACATTCCAGAACCCTATGATGACAGaaaaacagatttgtttttgaataaaattactgatacaacaacaaaaaagataAATGATGATTTTAAACTATTTTGTGACAAGGATATTAGTTGTGAAGAGATTAGAAATTGTATAGTAGGCTTGAAGGATAATAAGTCTCCAGGGAATGACGGGCTTACATGCGAATTCTATAAGATGTTCAGTGTTCAATTAACTCCTTTTTTAGCAGCTATGTTTAAAGAATCAGTTGCATGTGGGGAATTACCTGTAACTCTAAGACAAGGTCTTATCACATTGATCCCGAAGCCTAATAAGGATAAACTTTACATCGATAACTGGAGACCAATTACCCTTCTGAATAATGATGCTAAACTTCTTGCTTTAGTTTTTGCTAGAAGATTAAAAAACGGTCTGAATGAGATTATTGACGAACAACAATCGGGGTTCATGACTGGGAGGCATATAAGCAATAACATTAGGTTAATTTTAGATATGATTGATTACAATTGTTATATACCAACTGATTCATATATCTTATTCATAGATTTTTACAAAGCATTTGATACTGTTGGTCATGAGTTTATGTTCAGATGTGTTAAATATTTTGGTTTTGGGgaatattttcagaaaaatgTTAGAACTATTTACAATGGATGTAATAGTTCATTCAAATTATCAGTAGGTACTAGTGGTAGATTTGAGATCAATCGAGGTATACAGCAGGGTAGCCCTTTGtctccatttttgtttttattagttaCACAAATTATGGCCCTACATATAAAAAAAGCTGAATTTGAAGGTATAAACATATTTGGAAGAATATTCAAATTATCCCAATTAGCTGATGACACTACTATTTTTCTGAAAAATGATTTAGAAATATCAAAAGCAATTAATTGTATCACAGAATTTTCCTCAGTGTCAGGGCTTAGAATGAATGTAAACAAATCGGTGCTGTTTCCAATTAAAACATGTAGTTTAACAGAATTACATGGTATTCCTGTTAAACAAATAGTTACATACTTGGGTGTTATCATAAATAAAGATGAAAATGAACGCAGTGTGCTCAATTTCCAGCCCATAATAAACAAAACTAAGACAAGATTTAATATCTGGCTTCAAAGAGATTTATCTTTGAATGGGAGGGTTTTACTATCCAAAGCAGAAGGGATATCAAGATCTGTCTATGTGTCTTTAGCTTTGGATATGCCATCTAAGGTGTACAAAGAATTAGACAAattgttgtttaattttttatggAGGAATAAGCATCATTATTTGAGAAAAGAAATAATATGTAAACAAAAGAGCCAAGGTGGATTATCTGTGCTTAGATTTGAAActttaaataatacattcaaGGTTAATTGGTTAATTAAATTTATGAAAGAAAAGGATAGCATGTGGTATACAATTCCAAAACATGTGTTCGACATGATGGGTGGCATAGATCTATTATTGAGATGTGATTTTAAAATTGATAAACTACCTGTAAAGTTAGCCAACTTTCACAAGCAGGCTTTATTGGCCTGGATGCTGGTATATAAACACAATTTCTCCCCGAATAAACATATTATTTGGAATAATAGatgtattaaatataaaaatgaatctcTTTTCTATAAAAATTGGTATGAAAATGATATTGTGTTTGTTAAACAacttttaaattcaaatggtaaTTTATTAGCATATAACGAATTTTTGGAAAAATTTGGTTTTCCTGTTACTCCAAAAGAGTATGCAATTGTGTTTGATGCCATACCTCACCCGGTTATACAGTTTGTAAGATCTTGTGGAAGTAATTCTTTTGAGGTAATGTATGTtaaagaaagattttttttaggAGGCATAGATATTCTTAAACAAAGTTATACGAATAAATTTCTAAGAAATATTATAACAGGAGATACAATTACTCATAAGTGTGTAAAGTGGACCAGTGTCTTTGGAGAGATAGATTGGAATAAAGCCTGGCGTGTCTGTGATATGTTCTGGCTAAACAATAAAGTAAAAGAggttacatttaaaattttacatgGTATATATCCAGCTAAAAGTGTATTAGAGAGATTTAATTTGGAAATTGATTACTCTTGTGATTTTTGTTCGGGGGAAAAAGAATCTATTATCCATCTGTTCTGTAATTGTGCATTCACGAGGATTTTCTGGGTGGATATGGAAAATTTTATTAGAAGgaaaacaaatattattttcatgttaaataattttgatatatgcatgtattattctaatgaaattaatgataataactTCATTTTACTTGTACAACTCCTTATTATTCTGGGAAAATTTCACATTCATAAGAAGAAATGGTCAGGATCCAAGCCTAACTTTAGTCACTTCCTTCAAGAAATTAAGGACTACTGCACCAGTTTGGAAAACATTATCAACAAGAAAGCAATAAAGACCTATGGACTTTTTCAGAAATTCACAATTTTTTGATTAagaagaaattatttttctggCATATGTTATGTAATTGGTTGTATAATGTTGTTTATAATggtttgtacaaataaaaaaaaatttccaaaaaaaaaaaaatgttgtaagTGTTTGCGTGACTAAAGGCTGTTATTTCATGTCTGAAGGgctctaataatgttaaaaaccgCATTTAGAAGGTCTTAAACATGTTGTCTATGCTCTACCTATGGAAGTATTTCCCTTgtaaataaagaatcctacttcgcgGAAATTCACTCGTCGCGGTAGAAGGTACGTGTGGTTGCATGTGATAACGCCCCATGagtttaactgatagtaataaTCGGTCAAAATTCATTCCGACCGAATGAATTTTGACCGAttattactatcagttaaactCATGGGGCGTTATCACATGCAACCACACGTACCTTCTACCGCGACGAGTGAATTTCCGCGAAGTAGGTTAGTAGGTTAACCGTTATACGGTCAATATGAGCATCCCTACTTTGGAGCAAGCCTGTTAAGGATAAAACcacaagtaaaatacaatatgaaataaaagaCATATTCACCAACagtaaagaagaacaaagatgaataaaatacTGGTACTGGAAGCAAAGAAACCAGTAAAACATAGTCAGAGAAACATTGGAAAGCTCGGAACAGCTGCGAATGTGCCTCCATCATTGTTCATAATTCTTCAGTTGACGTTGCTACAGTGGAAGAGTGAAATGGCTGAAGATTAATTACAGCCCTGCTGCCTAACTGTCCGGGGGTcagacagagcagaaaataaacCACCGCGGGAACCTTTCCATGAAAACTATTAATTAAAACCGATACCTGTACGAAAAACACAACATCGCAATAAGTGTATCGACATATCCCTAGATTCTTAGGAATATTAGCACTACACCAAAATTTCCAACTGTGCTAAATATTCAGTTGTAAATCAAAACCACAAGTGAGATAAGAACGTCTCCCGCTCATTCCCCTCCATCAAATCTTCCactaactgaatgggtcgcttaattgtcgctatgaattctgggagtaTGTGGAAGGTCacgaccgcagctctcgcgttacttgcTACCAGGAAGAAATTGTACTGTAATAGCGACCTAATAATTTTAACAAACGatcaaattttatatatatatattgaagggttaattatttaagaaatacaactAATAATTTTATGACTGTATGGCCTTTAACCCAATGAAGAAAATAGACAAGGGAACTGAGACTAGGATGAGGTGATCTTACCCGTAAATGGGAAAAAGCAGGAACTTACAGCAAGGGAACGGGTCAAGATGACCTTGTTCTAGACACTCAGAGAACAGGAACCCATCATATTGCTGACACTCATTTTTTACCCTTGTTTGGGaatatgcacacatactaactagagcaaaagctaaagtatgatgtagtcacgtagatggaaaagtacagacgaggggggccacaccccaaaaggcctataaagacctagagccgaccCCTAGAGTTCGAGCGTcttcttgtacatgctgaatgtatgtcggatgtttgctcccagattgcgcaatctgtcagagaataaactggtgacttgcaaccactcctcaactgtgcagtgaatctcttctcatcaacggacccggcggagttctgactccaacaatttatatataaatatcaatTATACAGACACGACCTGTATTGTGTCATTCTACATcttgttttgataatatatttgtattgcGTAAACATATTCGATATACAGCCCAGCCACAATTGGTTTCTTTGTCACCCGGAAACTTAGCAACTGTGTTGTGAGCGGATCTGCAgcgcttttctctttttaaacgtGTCTTCTAAATATGCAGTGCTCCTATTATTTTTCCGCGCTTTTGTTAATGTACATCGTGTGTGTTGTCATTTGGTTAAAGTGTTTGACGACTTTGCAGCGCGCTGACACTAATTGGCCACAGTACCATAGCAACCGCATCATAACAATTGTAGTTGCACTTcgagttaatttgatttgaacattcaaagcagctcagatttgcagcttcccagcgagagacaagacgtgatcgagattagaggtcgaccgatattgaattttaccgataccgatagctaggttggtccgtacttgccgataaccgattaattaaccgatagtttttaaaatggatactggattaaaaaaaaaaaaactaaattaaaacacaacactacatgtaaaatagtactaaactttattacaaaaaccaaacaaaaaaacagtactgaatcatgaaaatgtgctatatgaaataaatatgaatatattaataaatattgaggtaaattaaagacatgctttcaaactgaaagaaaaagtaacactccaaataaataaaaaaaagttacatacaaaatgaattataataattatataattatatactattataattatatataatattaattatataaatgtatattatatgtgtagtctcccactatatttgcttctattttgaaaacttttttctctctccataggcagaggttgaccaaactgtttgtgtaatctgttaacaacgctcattatatacccgtctttttaggcaagaaccagataatgagtgtcacgtcatgaaatggttttaatacgaagggagctgtattacgtgataacaaatttaataaaaacatcgtaagttaggcctataatagtaatgatttcatttcaaacaacaaatatattatatagagaaggtgagcaaagtatcaacagagctttttgaaactccgaatcagtaaaacactgcgtcgcaaaaagattcactgtttctaagcgctccagtcggatccccccatccccccggcaaatcgcaccctgtgcctgaagataaaaagaactgaaatcgaacgcattcctgatggtaacaatcatgacattaaacatttgggtcggacttgcgtgtatttttgccacattattttaaccgcttgatgtactgctaatgttagcgtcctctcagccttgtcgacaaacatactgctgttctttctccaatgcagaatctaatcaacaaatgaattactttatattgagatgaaaacatgtactgtagtgtactgtatacataccttttcgctgtctgtgttttaaacgtgcatttgaagtgtcagcgtgtccgtgcaccgcgctctctccaggcagcttgcgctctccttgcaactaacagtatcacgtgtcaaaacaaaagcatgtgctttacagcgattttcgcctatagaggcggctcttgccatagatatatatgttggctctcgcactgtataaggacaacgtaccgttctcagccgcttcagctctgacgcaacccggaaaaactatcggcgtggatttttgccgataaccgatagttccgggaatcaactatcggtgccgattaatcggcaaaaccgatacatcggtcgacctctaatcgagatgtctgccctgaacgccactgtgtgcctctggagaatcgactggctcctgccaaatggggcagtcagtgtCCGGATTGCTCCGGAAGACATCCCCGGTTCAGTTAGCCATGGTGAGGACGGCAAAGTGATGCCCAGAATAGCTCAGCActcgaagaatgaaagtcagaatagggttggctggtcttgttgaatcttgcagtctgtgataaCTATCTTATTTTGGAACTACATGTCTTACCGTGCGTTCACACCGTcggcggcgagagcgtcaaaatTCGCCCTGGCCGCCCTGCCAACGACGCTGTACAGAGATTTTTGGGCGCTTTGACATAGATTGAATGCTTGTCTTGTATTTAAAGGGGCCGCAAATCAAACAAGCTTGTTAATCTTGTGCAGACTGACCACAAGGAGGGTATAAGATAACCTCATGAAATATATTGAATGTGAAAGTAAGAACTTTTTTGTAGTTACATGTTTTCTTTCAATTAAAAGCCATTTGTGTGGTGTGTAATTTTTATGTTCATGGTTAAGTGCTAGTCTAATTTCAATATTATAGGAGACATTTACTAGTCTTGGTCTttcacattaattaattaattaattaataatccaATATGTTTTGATATGTCAGAATATTCTGCAGCAGTAACAGCTTTGCATGCTCTGGCGCTAAAGTCAGCTTGAAATTCCCGcttattttcagaaaatacaTAACGTTAATGCACATTAGAAACTCACCAGGAACCCCAACAATCTCGGACACCTTGGTCCatgcatcattttttttatttatgtgccTGTATGCAAACAGGGACACGTCGTAAATTACTGGGAAACCCACCACAGCAATTATTAacctctcctccattctgcatgGGATCTTCTTCTTTGTTGCTTGATGGCGGTCGGCCATGGGAACTAATGTGGTCGGAACCAAAGTTTACAGGACTGTGTTATCTGGAATCTGCTCAAGCGGTGGAGTTTTACATTTCGATTGGTTGCCGCCTAACCGCGTCatagctcattaccataaagttgacctGATTTCAACTCTCCTTGACGCTCTCGCCGTCTGACGCGCTGCGCCGCTGCTCGCCGTATCTCGCCGCCAGCTCACATTgaaaatgaatgacttccggccactttgacgctctcgccgccgGCGGTGTGAACGCACAGTTAGGATACTAGataatggtaaatggactgcatttatatagcgcttttctactcctacgagtagaacactcacattcacacaccagtgacgaaggctgccatgcaaggcgccaacctgcacaccgggagcaatttggggttcagtgtcttgctcaaggacactttgatggggtcaggaggaataataaataataaaattaataataaaatggttgacttttaggcaaacggtgatttgttaccatgaagcagtaaaaatacggggctcttttcggcatgtctgctgtattgtataataatgaaatcagtaaaatctgtcgctatgatgtgtggatggatgaagtTTTAACTTCTAtttttttgactggctatatttaccataatataagctgcacagaaatggtcctcatattgttttaaagctattgtccagctctataggttgaacaaataatatgccatccccatacgaataattaccatgggttattaaagtattaaaaattcaataacaaaataatcaattttttaaataaatctagcaaataatgtcatgaacatctccagaaaatttggtctttggtttttacgttgttgctgagacatcattacttaattatgtgaaatgtctatcaaaaccacagttacttacaatgctgttagcagtagcagaatagcagttagtgatcaaggcatggtacagggttattatttttcatgacaacttcaactattgccagaactagctgtggaaatataatttaaattaaaacatttcaaattactatgaaaattgaataaaaagacaatattgccaaagtaactgggaaaaaagagaattaatggcacagtcagaatagtttattttcctcttaagtttacacttttgactagacactggcctactaaaaagggccttcatttgtcaaaaagcctgaacaaaacaaaactaaataaactagattggcttttatgctactagggcgaggaaagcatttcaacatggtgtaataatgcataagttacgtcagtttccagtgtggtttttcgctgttgttctgcatatcagggaatctgtgcacta of Paramormyrops kingsleyae isolate MSU_618 unplaced genomic scaffold, PKINGS_0.4 ups33, whole genome shotgun sequence contains these proteins:
- the LOC140585580 gene encoding uncharacterized protein isoform X1, encoding MAALEPHSTLIMELFKTGMTHAEISCTLKQMNIVDCSERSVRRFCAGHDLKRKRLLADAALERILARSIYETGPSYGRKFMTGYLASMGLHAGEGRVGRFLKELHQPYHEFRRQGARNLNPAPYHAEYMGHKLHLDQNEKLVMFGATHVLAVDGYSSKIVAHSTMPVKNNLVIYEEIYRPAVVKHGMWDQVRVDHGREFFLCLYVQEKLSQYRHNLSRPPYLQTTSTRNLRVERLWPEVNNRVNYPLKQALVHLLDQEVVNMEDNLTKFCISNLTSQVSQIGLDRVVQSWNAHRIPGRGIPNELAANRCRAEVSEELLPCASVVANLYEQELGSSLTWVSTFGTDPFSSEEDRCHAEEIFAEMYPDISLLFNHVVNNDYAPFQDALISLIRLTVRYV
- the LOC140585580 gene encoding uncharacterized protein isoform X2, which gives rise to MAALEPHSTLIMELFKTGMTHAEISCTLKQMNIVDCSERSVRRFCAGHDLKRKRLLADAALERILARSIYEFMTGYLASMGLHAGEGRVGRFLKELHQPYHEFRRQGARNLNPAPYHAEYMGHKLHLDQNEKLVMFGATHVLAVDGYSSKIVAHSTMPVKNNLVIYEEIYRPAVVKHGMWDQVRVDHGREFFLCLYVQEKLSQYRHNLSRPPYLQTTSTRNLRVERLWPEVNNRVNYPLKQALVHLLDQEVVNMEDNLTKFCISNLTSQVSQIGLDRVVQSWNAHRIPGRGIPNELAANRCRAEVSEELLPCASVVANLYEQELGSSLTWVSTFGTDPFSSEEDRCHAEEIFAEMYPDISLLFNHVVNNDYAPFQDALISLIRLTVRYV
- the LOC140585580 gene encoding uncharacterized protein isoform X3, with translation MAALEPHSTLIMELFKTGMTHAEISCTLKQMNIVDCSERSVRRFCAGHDLKRKRLLADAALERILARSIYETGPSYGRKFMTGYLASMGLHAGEGRVGRFLKELHQPYHEFRRQGARNLNPAPYHAEYMGHKLHLDQNEKLVMFGATHVLAVDGYSSKIVAHSTMPVKNNLVIYEEIYRPAVVKHGMWDQVRVDHGREFFLCLYVQEKLSQYRHNLSRPPYLQTTSTRTLIVDRSTKSPRGLQIPGTFEWKGCGQR